One segment of Streptomyces sp. XD-27 DNA contains the following:
- a CDS encoding GntR family transcriptional regulator → METDGDTAGSPAETGSGTGGTRTARVPKYYRLKRHLLEMTETLPPGTAVPPERTLAAEFDTSRTTVRQALQELVVEGRLERIQGKGTFVAKPKVSQALQLTSYTEDMKAQGLEPTSQLLDIGYVTADDRLAELLDITTGGRVLRIERLRLASGEPMAIETTHLSAKRFPALRRSLVKYASLYTALAEVYDVRLAEAEETIETSLATPREAGLLGTDVGLPMLMLSRHSLDTNGEPVEWVRSVYRGDRYKFVARLQRPAGD, encoded by the coding sequence ATGGAGACCGACGGGGATACGGCCGGGTCTCCGGCCGAGACCGGCAGCGGGACCGGCGGGACGCGCACCGCACGCGTGCCCAAGTACTACCGGCTCAAGCGGCATCTGCTGGAGATGACCGAGACCCTGCCGCCCGGCACCGCGGTGCCCCCGGAGCGCACGCTCGCCGCCGAGTTCGACACCTCCCGTACGACGGTGCGCCAGGCGCTCCAGGAGCTGGTGGTCGAGGGGCGGCTGGAGCGGATCCAGGGCAAGGGCACCTTCGTCGCCAAGCCCAAGGTCTCCCAGGCCCTGCAACTGACCTCGTACACGGAGGACATGAAGGCCCAGGGTCTGGAGCCCACCTCGCAGCTGCTCGACATCGGCTACGTGACCGCCGACGACCGGCTCGCCGAACTGCTGGACATCACCACGGGCGGCCGGGTGCTGCGCATCGAGCGGTTGCGGCTGGCCAGCGGCGAGCCGATGGCGATCGAGACCACGCATCTGTCGGCCAAGCGCTTCCCCGCGCTGCGGCGCAGCCTGGTGAAGTACGCGTCGCTGTACACCGCGCTGGCCGAGGTGTACGACGTCCGCCTGGCCGAGGCGGAGGAGACCATCGAGACCTCGCTGGCCACCCCGCGCGAGGCGGGGCTGCTGGGCACGGACGTGGGGCTGCCGATGCTGATGCTGTCCCGGCACTCGCTGGACACCAACGGCGAGCCGGTGGAGTGGGTGCGCTCGGTCTACCGCGGCGACCGCTACAAGTTCGTGGCACGACTGCAGCGGCCCGCGGGTGACTGA
- a CDS encoding extracellular solute-binding protein gives MKRGLIAATGVAAMLVSVAACGSGDGDNKSGADGFKGETLTVWAMDGSTPDGWTKDVKAEFEKKTGAKLKIETQQWNGIQQKITTALSESDPPDVLEIGNTQTPAYAETGGLADLSDLKKTIGADWTASLNQSAVYDGKQYAAPWYAANRVVLYNKKIWAEAGIKETPKTRTEFFKALDTIEKKTDAEPIYLPGQNWYFFDGLTIGSGAELVKKDGDTWVSNLADPKVGKAMDIYKQYQSFSKAPKDKDEATPQQGEVFAKGNTGAFIGMGWEAGVAIKANPKIEKEIGYFTIPGETAGKPEGVFLGGSNLAVAAGSQKQELAKEFLKIALSDRFESQLAKEAGVIPNKESLQTALKGNAAAEAAAPAVKAGGTTPLIPEWAAVENAPNPVKTYMTAVLNGTSHADAAESVEDELNERLSQER, from the coding sequence GTGAAGCGTGGGCTCATAGCGGCGACCGGTGTCGCGGCAATGCTGGTGAGCGTCGCGGCCTGTGGGTCCGGCGACGGCGACAACAAGTCGGGGGCGGACGGCTTCAAGGGGGAGACGCTCACCGTCTGGGCGATGGACGGCTCCACTCCCGACGGCTGGACCAAGGACGTCAAGGCCGAGTTCGAGAAGAAGACCGGCGCCAAGCTGAAGATCGAGACGCAGCAGTGGAACGGCATCCAGCAGAAGATCACCACCGCGCTGTCGGAGTCCGACCCGCCGGACGTCCTGGAGATCGGTAACACCCAGACCCCCGCGTACGCCGAGACCGGCGGCCTGGCCGACCTGTCCGACCTCAAGAAGACCATCGGCGCCGACTGGACCGCGTCGCTGAACCAGTCCGCGGTCTACGACGGCAAGCAGTACGCCGCCCCGTGGTACGCCGCCAACCGCGTCGTCCTCTACAACAAGAAGATCTGGGCCGAGGCGGGGATCAAGGAGACGCCGAAGACCCGCACCGAGTTCTTCAAGGCGCTGGACACGATCGAGAAGAAGACCGACGCCGAGCCGATCTACCTGCCCGGCCAGAACTGGTACTTCTTCGACGGCCTGACCATCGGCAGCGGCGCCGAACTGGTGAAGAAGGACGGCGACACGTGGGTCTCCAACCTCGCCGACCCCAAGGTCGGCAAGGCCATGGACATCTACAAGCAGTACCAGTCCTTCAGCAAGGCCCCCAAGGACAAGGACGAGGCCACCCCGCAGCAGGGCGAGGTCTTCGCCAAGGGCAACACGGGCGCCTTCATCGGCATGGGCTGGGAAGCCGGTGTGGCGATCAAGGCCAACCCGAAGATCGAGAAGGAGATCGGCTACTTCACCATCCCGGGGGAGACCGCGGGCAAGCCGGAGGGCGTCTTCCTCGGCGGCTCCAACCTCGCCGTCGCCGCGGGCAGCCAGAAGCAGGAACTGGCCAAGGAGTTCCTGAAGATCGCGCTGTCCGACAGGTTCGAGAGCCAGTTGGCCAAGGAGGCCGGCGTCATCCCGAACAAGGAGTCCCTGCAGACCGCGCTCAAGGGCAACGCCGCCGCCGAGGCCGCCGCCCCGGCCGTCAAGGCCGGCGGCACCACCCCGCTGATCCCCGAGTGGGCCGCGGTGGAGAACGCGCCGAACCCCGTCAAGACCTATATGACCGCCGTGCTGAACGGTACGTCGCACGCTGACGCCGCCGAGTCGGTCGAGGACGAGCTGAACGAGCGCCTCAGCCAGGAGCGGTAA
- a CDS encoding TetR/AcrR family transcriptional regulator: MDATNERTGERGGGDLSTPSGRKGRGRPRSFDRDAALKAATLEFWERGYEAVSIADLTRVMHIKAPSLYAAFGDKKTLFEEAVEAYVRDFGGFIGRALEEEPTARRGVARLLREAAGWHTLPGHPRGCMVITAAVNCTAQSADVLQGLMERRNEGTERIERRIRADVASGELPAGTDTHALAVYSQAVLQGMSQQARDGAGRATLEAVAEIAMGAWPQEDRL, encoded by the coding sequence ATGGATGCCACGAACGAGCGAACGGGCGAGCGGGGAGGCGGGGATCTCTCCACGCCCTCAGGCCGCAAGGGGAGGGGCAGGCCCCGCTCCTTCGACCGCGACGCGGCGCTCAAGGCCGCGACGCTGGAGTTCTGGGAGCGCGGCTACGAGGCGGTGTCCATCGCCGACCTCACCCGCGTCATGCACATCAAGGCGCCCAGCCTGTACGCGGCGTTCGGCGACAAGAAGACGCTCTTCGAGGAGGCCGTCGAGGCCTATGTCCGGGACTTCGGCGGCTTCATCGGGCGCGCTCTGGAAGAGGAGCCGACCGCGCGCCGCGGTGTCGCGAGACTGCTGCGCGAGGCCGCGGGCTGGCACACGCTGCCCGGCCACCCCCGCGGCTGCATGGTCATCACGGCGGCGGTCAACTGCACCGCCCAGTCGGCCGACGTCCTCCAGGGCTTGATGGAGCGGCGGAACGAGGGCACGGAGAGGATCGAGCGCCGGATCCGGGCGGACGTCGCCTCCGGCGAGCTGCCCGCCGGTACCGACACGCACGCCCTCGCCGTCTACAGCCAGGCCGTTCTGCAGGGCATGTCCCAGCAGGCCCGCGACGGCGCGGGCCGGGCGACGCTGGAGGCGGTGGCGGAGATCGCGATGGGGGCCTGGCCGCAAGAGGACCGTCTGTGA
- a CDS encoding carbohydrate ABC transporter permease — protein MASTSAQARRADTAPKAGAPAGAGPAKGPARGRPRPTGTAPYLLLLPAIAATLVFLGWPLVKNGMLSFQNLNMKQLIQHLTEWNGTENYREALTSDEFWRVTGRSVVFTGVNVVLIMVLGTLIGLLLARLGKRMRLLLSVGLVLAWAMPVIAATTVYQWLFAQRFGVVNWVLDRLGWHSMADYNWTGSQSSTFFVITLLIVWQSIPFVAINLYAATTTIPQELYEAAALDGAGTWKSFTSVTFPFLKPFLLATTFLEVIWVFKAFPQVFVINEGGPNHLTETLPVYAFVEGFGNQHYGMGAAISVLTIVILLGLTAYYLRTVLKQEEDEL, from the coding sequence ATGGCAAGCACGTCTGCGCAAGCCCGACGGGCGGACACCGCCCCGAAGGCCGGCGCACCCGCGGGCGCGGGGCCCGCCAAGGGCCCCGCCCGCGGGCGCCCCCGGCCCACCGGCACCGCCCCCTATCTGCTGCTCCTGCCCGCGATCGCCGCCACGCTGGTGTTCCTGGGCTGGCCCCTGGTGAAGAACGGCATGCTGTCGTTCCAGAACCTGAACATGAAGCAGCTCATCCAGCACCTCACCGAGTGGAACGGCACCGAGAACTACCGCGAGGCGCTGACCAGCGACGAGTTCTGGCGGGTCACCGGCCGTTCGGTGGTCTTCACCGGTGTCAACGTCGTCCTCATCATGGTGCTCGGCACGCTGATCGGACTGCTGCTGGCCAGACTCGGCAAGCGGATGCGGCTCCTGCTCTCGGTCGGGCTGGTGCTCGCCTGGGCGATGCCCGTCATCGCCGCCACCACCGTCTACCAGTGGCTGTTCGCCCAGCGCTTCGGCGTCGTCAACTGGGTGCTCGACAGGCTCGGCTGGCACTCGATGGCCGACTACAACTGGACCGGCAGCCAGTCCTCCACCTTCTTCGTGATCACCCTGCTGATCGTCTGGCAGTCGATCCCCTTCGTGGCGATCAACCTCTACGCCGCGACGACCACCATCCCTCAGGAGCTGTACGAGGCCGCGGCCCTGGACGGTGCCGGGACCTGGAAGTCCTTCACCTCGGTGACCTTCCCGTTCCTCAAGCCCTTCCTGCTCGCCACCACCTTCCTCGAGGTCATCTGGGTTTTCAAGGCGTTCCCGCAGGTCTTTGTGATCAACGAAGGCGGCCCGAACCACCTCACCGAGACCCTCCCCGTCTACGCCTTCGTCGAGGGCTTCGGCAACCAGCACTACGGCATGGGCGCCGCGATCTCGGTGCTCACCATCGTGATCCTGCTCGGACTGACCGCCTACTACCTGCGCACCGTGCTCAAGCAAGAGGAGGACGAGCTGTGA
- a CDS encoding DUF3311 domain-containing protein yields the protein MPETPGTNGTRPVVTPARVVIGLCLVAPFVAMLWVGSYAKVDPKAFGIPFFYWYQMLWVLISTGLTAIAYVLVRREKRALSASREGGAAK from the coding sequence ATGCCCGAAACACCCGGAACGAACGGCACCAGACCGGTCGTCACACCCGCGCGTGTGGTGATCGGTCTCTGCCTGGTCGCGCCGTTCGTCGCGATGCTGTGGGTCGGCTCGTACGCGAAGGTCGACCCCAAGGCGTTCGGGATCCCGTTCTTCTACTGGTACCAGATGCTGTGGGTGCTGATCTCGACCGGGCTGACGGCGATCGCGTACGTCCTGGTCCGCCGTGAGAAGCGGGCGCTGAGCGCGTCCCGCGAGGGGGGTGCGGCGAAGTGA
- a CDS encoding diacylglycerol kinase family protein gives MRALLVVNPAATTTSARTRDVLIHALASDLKLEVATTEYRGHARDLGRRAAETGAYELVVALGGDGTVNEVVNGLLHSGPAPEQLPGLAVVPGGSTNVFARALGLPNDAVEATGALLDALRQGSERTVGLGVAAGTPGTVDEAVPPRWFTFCAGFGFDAGVIGRVEQQRERGKRSTHALYLRQAARQFFKEPHRRQGAITLARPEAEPVEDLVLSIVCNTSPWTFLGNRPVYASPQASFDTALDVLGFTKLSTAAMARYGTQLLTSTPERGPHGKHVVSEHDLTDFTLQSQAPLPFQMDGDHLGLRTSVTFTGVRRALRVIV, from the coding sequence ATGCGCGCGCTTCTCGTGGTCAATCCGGCAGCAACCACCACCAGTGCCCGCACCCGGGACGTACTGATCCACGCGCTCGCCAGCGATCTGAAGCTGGAGGTCGCCACCACCGAGTACCGCGGGCACGCCCGCGACCTGGGCCGGCGAGCGGCGGAGACCGGCGCGTACGAACTGGTCGTCGCGCTCGGGGGCGACGGCACCGTCAACGAGGTGGTCAACGGCCTGCTGCACAGCGGCCCCGCCCCGGAGCAGTTGCCCGGCCTCGCCGTGGTCCCCGGCGGGTCCACCAATGTCTTCGCGCGCGCCCTCGGGCTGCCCAACGACGCCGTCGAGGCGACCGGCGCGCTGCTGGACGCGCTGCGGCAGGGCAGCGAGCGGACCGTGGGCCTGGGGGTGGCCGCCGGCACCCCGGGCACCGTCGACGAGGCGGTGCCGCCTCGCTGGTTCACCTTCTGCGCGGGCTTCGGGTTCGACGCGGGGGTGATCGGCCGGGTCGAGCAGCAGCGGGAGCGCGGCAAGCGGTCGACCCACGCGCTGTACCTGCGGCAGGCCGCTCGGCAGTTCTTCAAGGAGCCGCACCGGCGACAGGGCGCGATCACGCTCGCCCGGCCGGAGGCCGAGCCGGTCGAGGACCTGGTCCTGTCGATAGTCTGCAACACCTCCCCGTGGACCTTCCTGGGGAACCGGCCGGTCTACGCCTCGCCGCAGGCGTCCTTCGACACCGCCCTTGACGTGCTGGGATTCACCAAACTGTCGACGGCGGCGATGGCCCGGTACGGCACTCAGCTGCTGACCTCCACCCCGGAGCGCGGCCCGCACGGCAAGCATGTGGTCTCCGAGCACGACCTGACGGACTTCACCTTGCAATCGCAGGCGCCACTCCCCTTCCAGATGGACGGCGACCACCTGGGACTGCGTACGAGCGTGACGTTCACAGGTGTTCGCCGTGCACTGCGTGTGATTGTGTGA
- a CDS encoding PAS domain-containing sensor histidine kinase → MNDLVRQHTALGDSDLEWLHLLVSEWQLLSDLSFADLVLWVPTRDGTRYVSVAQMRPNTGPTSYQDDMVGHLVPRGRRPMLDAALDEGRIVREGDPEWREEVPVRVESIPVRREGRVLGVIARNTNLLTVRTPSRLELTYLQSASDLAQMIAVGAFPFPGQQVDMDASPRAGDGLIRLDADGVVQYASPNALSAYHRLGLAADLVGHHLGQATAELAPARGPVDEALVKLASGWAPREFEVEGDDGVIQLRAIPLKPKGAHIGSLVLLRDVTELRRRERELITKDATIREIHHRVKNNLQTVAALLRLQARRMDSDQGREALNEAVRRVGSIAIVHETLSQNLDERVEFDDIADRVLAMVAEISPGRVAGRRTGRFGILDAEVATPLSMVLTEVLQNALEHGFGPGEQGSVEVSAVRSEGVAADAAGRGPRGEGRRAEGRLMVTVQDDGRGLPEDFDPHRAGNLGLQIVRTLVEGELGGTFDMVPAPGRGTRVVLDIPVRTGKR, encoded by the coding sequence ATGAACGACCTCGTACGCCAGCACACGGCGCTGGGCGACTCCGACCTCGAATGGCTCCACCTGCTGGTATCGGAGTGGCAGCTGCTCTCCGACCTCTCCTTCGCCGACCTCGTCCTGTGGGTCCCCACCCGCGACGGCACCCGCTACGTCTCCGTCGCCCAGATGCGGCCCAACACCGGCCCCACCTCCTACCAGGACGACATGGTGGGACATCTCGTACCGCGCGGCCGCCGCCCCATGCTCGACGCCGCCCTGGACGAGGGGCGGATCGTCCGCGAGGGAGACCCGGAGTGGCGCGAGGAGGTCCCCGTACGCGTCGAGTCCATCCCCGTCCGCAGGGAGGGCCGGGTGCTCGGCGTCATCGCCCGCAACACCAACCTCCTGACCGTCCGCACCCCCAGCCGGCTGGAGCTCACCTATCTCCAGAGCGCTTCCGACCTCGCCCAGATGATCGCCGTCGGGGCCTTCCCGTTCCCGGGCCAGCAGGTCGACATGGACGCCTCGCCGCGTGCCGGCGACGGACTCATCCGGCTGGACGCGGACGGCGTGGTGCAGTACGCCAGCCCCAACGCGCTGTCCGCCTACCACCGGCTCGGCCTCGCCGCCGACCTCGTCGGGCACCACCTCGGCCAGGCCACCGCCGAACTCGCCCCGGCCCGCGGACCCGTGGATGAGGCGCTGGTCAAGCTCGCCAGCGGCTGGGCGCCGCGCGAGTTCGAGGTCGAGGGCGACGACGGCGTGATCCAGCTGCGCGCCATCCCGCTCAAGCCCAAGGGCGCCCACATCGGTTCGCTGGTCCTGCTGCGGGACGTCACCGAACTGCGCCGCCGCGAGCGTGAGCTGATCACCAAGGACGCGACCATCCGGGAGATCCACCACCGGGTGAAGAACAACCTCCAGACCGTCGCCGCCCTGCTGCGCCTCCAGGCTCGCCGGATGGACTCGGACCAGGGGAGGGAAGCGCTCAACGAGGCGGTCCGGAGAGTCGGTTCGATCGCGATCGTCCACGAGACGCTGTCCCAGAACCTCGACGAGCGCGTCGAGTTCGACGACATCGCCGACCGCGTGCTGGCCATGGTCGCGGAGATCTCCCCGGGCCGGGTGGCCGGCCGCCGCACCGGCCGCTTCGGCATCCTGGACGCCGAGGTCGCCACCCCGCTGTCCATGGTCCTCACCGAGGTGCTCCAGAACGCCCTGGAGCATGGCTTCGGGCCGGGGGAGCAAGGCAGCGTCGAGGTGTCCGCGGTGCGCAGCGAAGGCGTCGCGGCGGATGCCGCCGGGCGTGGCCCGCGCGGCGAAGGCCGCCGCGCGGAGGGCCGGCTGATGGTCACCGTGCAGGACGACGGCCGCGGTCTGCCGGAGGACTTCGACCCGCACCGCGCCGGCAATCTCGGCTTGCAGATCGTACGGACGCTGGTGGAGGGAGAGCTGGGCGGGACCTTCGACATGGTCCCCGCGCCCGGGCGCGGCACCCGGGTCGTCCTCGACATCCCGGTCCGCACCGGCAAGCGCTGA
- a CDS encoding carbohydrate ABC transporter permease, producing the protein MKRSALGRIWPGATAVVLFVVFAFPVYWMLSTAFKPTSDIVTEDPVWFPASPTLEHFHTALEAENFWTLVGNSLTVTVAAVGLSLVIALLASFALARMRFKGRRGFILTFMIAQMAPWEVMVIAIYMIVRDGDMLNSLVPLTLFYMVMVLPFTVLTLRGFVAAVPRELEEAAMVDGCTRPQAFIKVIFPLLAPGLMATSLFGFITAWNEFPLVLILNKDAEAQTLPLWLSKFQTAFGDDWGATMAAASLFALPILLLFLFLQRKAVGGLTSGAVKG; encoded by the coding sequence GTGAAGCGCTCAGCGCTGGGGAGGATCTGGCCGGGCGCCACGGCCGTCGTCCTCTTCGTCGTCTTCGCGTTCCCGGTCTACTGGATGCTCAGCACGGCCTTCAAGCCGACGTCGGACATCGTCACCGAGGACCCGGTGTGGTTCCCGGCCAGCCCGACCCTGGAGCACTTCCACACGGCCCTGGAGGCCGAGAACTTCTGGACCCTGGTCGGCAACTCCCTGACCGTCACCGTGGCGGCCGTCGGGCTCTCCCTGGTCATCGCGCTGCTGGCCTCGTTCGCCCTGGCCCGCATGCGCTTCAAGGGCCGCCGCGGCTTCATCCTGACGTTCATGATCGCCCAGATGGCCCCCTGGGAGGTCATGGTCATCGCGATCTACATGATCGTCCGGGATGGCGACATGCTCAACAGCCTGGTCCCGCTGACCCTCTTCTATATGGTCATGGTGCTCCCCTTCACCGTCCTCACCCTGCGCGGCTTCGTCGCCGCGGTGCCCAGGGAACTGGAGGAGGCCGCCATGGTCGACGGCTGCACCCGGCCGCAGGCGTTCATCAAGGTGATCTTCCCGCTGCTGGCCCCCGGGCTGATGGCCACCTCGCTGTTCGGCTTCATCACCGCGTGGAACGAGTTCCCGCTGGTCCTCATCCTCAACAAGGACGCCGAGGCGCAGACCCTGCCGCTGTGGCTGTCGAAGTTCCAGACGGCCTTCGGCGACGACTGGGGTGCCACGATGGCCGCGGCCTCACTCTTCGCACTGCCGATCCTCCTCCTCTTCCTGTTCCTGCAACGCAAGGCGGTCGGAGGTCTCACCTCCGGCGCGGTGAAGGGATGA
- a CDS encoding WhiB family transcriptional regulator → MDWRHNAVCREEDPELFFPIGNTGPALLQIEEAKAVCRRCPVMEQCLQWALESGQDSGVWGGLSEDERRAMKRRAARNRARNASA, encoded by the coding sequence ATGGACTGGCGTCACAACGCCGTTTGCCGCGAGGAAGACCCCGAGCTGTTCTTCCCCATCGGCAACACCGGTCCTGCGCTGCTGCAGATCGAGGAAGCCAAGGCCGTCTGCCGCCGCTGCCCCGTCATGGAGCAGTGCCTGCAGTGGGCGCTGGAGTCCGGCCAGGACTCCGGTGTCTGGGGTGGCCTCAGCGAGGACGAGCGCCGTGCGATGAAGCGCCGCGCCGCTCGCAACCGGGCGCGCAACGCCAGCGCCTGA
- a CDS encoding glycoside hydrolase family 3 protein: MTTLARASDTLTRDALAVLQPGFTGTTAPDWLLRRLGEGLVSVGLFGRNIASPDQLADLTAQLRAERADLLVAIDEEGGDVTRLEVRTGSSFPGNLALGAVDDTALTRSVARELGRRLAACGVNLNWAPSADVNSNPRNPVIGVRSFGADPELVARHTAAYIEGLQGAGVAACTKHFPGHGDTAVDSHHDLPRIDADLTTLAARELVPFRAAVAARTKAVMSAHILLPALDPELPATLSPAALHGLLRRPVADGGLGFDGLIVTDGMEMQAISATYGIERGSVLAIAAGADAICVGGGLADEDTVLRLRDALVAAVRDGRLPQERLADAAARVRALAQWARHPAGAGAAVGTAPAPEVGLEAARRALRVMAAREPYAPLTAPAHVAAFTPVANIAVGDETPWGVAAELTRLLPGTTTDTYGRQAADRDGVLALTARVLAAAADRRIVAVVRDVHRHPWMADALNALLAARPDTVVVEMGVPQAPPTGALHIATHGAARVCGRAAAEVIAGVHA, encoded by the coding sequence ATGACGACGCTCGCGCGTGCCTCCGACACCCTCACCCGGGACGCCCTCGCCGTCCTGCAACCCGGCTTCACCGGCACCACCGCCCCTGACTGGCTGCTGCGCCGACTCGGCGAGGGGCTCGTCTCGGTCGGGCTGTTCGGCCGCAACATCGCCTCGCCCGACCAACTCGCCGACCTCACCGCGCAGCTGCGGGCCGAGCGCGCCGACCTCCTGGTCGCGATCGACGAGGAGGGCGGCGACGTCACCCGGCTGGAGGTGCGCACCGGTTCCTCCTTCCCCGGCAACCTCGCCCTCGGCGCGGTCGACGACACCGCGCTGACCCGCTCCGTCGCCCGCGAGCTGGGCCGCCGGCTCGCCGCCTGCGGGGTGAACCTCAACTGGGCACCGTCCGCCGACGTCAACTCCAACCCCCGCAACCCGGTCATCGGCGTCCGCTCCTTCGGCGCCGACCCCGAACTCGTCGCCCGGCACACCGCCGCCTACATCGAGGGTCTCCAGGGCGCCGGGGTCGCCGCCTGCACCAAGCACTTCCCCGGCCACGGCGACACCGCCGTCGACTCCCACCACGACCTGCCGCGGATCGACGCGGACCTGACGACCCTCGCGGCGCGCGAACTGGTGCCCTTCCGGGCCGCCGTCGCCGCCCGCACCAAGGCGGTGATGAGCGCCCACATCCTGCTGCCCGCGCTGGATCCGGAGCTGCCCGCCACCCTCAGCCCGGCCGCCCTGCACGGCCTGCTGCGCCGTCCCGTCGCCGACGGCGGCCTCGGCTTCGACGGCCTGATCGTCACCGACGGCATGGAGATGCAGGCGATCTCCGCCACCTACGGCATCGAGCGCGGCAGCGTCCTGGCGATCGCCGCCGGCGCCGACGCCATCTGCGTCGGCGGCGGTCTTGCCGACGAGGACACCGTGCTGCGGCTGCGGGACGCCCTCGTCGCCGCGGTACGCGACGGACGACTCCCCCAGGAGCGGCTGGCCGACGCCGCCGCACGGGTACGCGCCCTGGCCCAGTGGGCGCGCCACCCCGCCGGGGCGGGCGCGGCGGTGGGGACCGCGCCCGCCCCCGAGGTGGGGCTCGAAGCCGCCCGCCGCGCGCTGCGGGTGATGGCGGCTCGGGAACCGTACGCACCGCTGACCGCCCCCGCGCACGTCGCCGCGTTCACCCCGGTCGCGAACATCGCCGTCGGCGACGAGACGCCGTGGGGCGTGGCCGCCGAACTCACCCGGCTGCTGCCCGGCACCACGACCGACACCTACGGCCGGCAGGCGGCGGACCGCGACGGCGTGCTCGCGCTGACCGCCCGGGTGCTCGCCGCGGCGGCGGACCGCAGGATCGTCGCCGTGGTGCGCGACGTCCACCGCCACCCGTGGATGGCCGACGCCCTGAACGCGCTGCTCGCCGCCCGCCCGGACACGGTCGTGGTCGAGATGGGCGTGCCCCAGGCGCCGCCGACCGGGGCCCTCCACATCGCGACCCACGGCGCTGCCCGCGTCTGCGGACGCGCCGCCGCGGAGGTCATCGCGGGCGTGCACGCGTAG
- the nagB gene encoding glucosamine-6-phosphate deaminase: protein MEVVIVPDAKAGGELIAEAMAALVRRKPDALLGVATGSTPLPVYEALAAKVRGGGVDVSRARICQLDEYVGLPAGHPESYRSTVLREVVEPLGLTEDAFLGPDGTAADVQGACEAYDRALAEAGGVDLQLLGIGTDGHIGFNEPCSSLASRTRIKTLTQQTRVDNARFFDDDIDQVPHHVITQGIGTILDARHLVLLATGEGKAEAVAQSVEGPVAAVCPASALQLHPHATVVVDEAAASKLKLAGYFRATYAAKPAWQGL, encoded by the coding sequence GTGGAAGTTGTCATCGTCCCGGACGCCAAGGCTGGCGGAGAGCTCATCGCGGAGGCCATGGCCGCCCTGGTTCGCCGCAAGCCCGACGCCCTGCTCGGTGTCGCCACCGGCTCGACTCCCCTGCCCGTCTACGAGGCCCTGGCGGCCAAGGTCCGAGGCGGCGGCGTGGACGTCTCCCGGGCCCGGATATGCCAGCTCGACGAGTACGTCGGCCTGCCCGCAGGACACCCCGAGTCCTACCGGTCGACCGTGCTGCGCGAGGTCGTGGAACCGCTGGGCCTGACCGAGGATGCCTTCCTCGGCCCGGACGGCACCGCGGCGGACGTCCAGGGGGCCTGCGAGGCGTACGACCGGGCGCTGGCCGAGGCGGGCGGCGTGGACCTTCAGCTGCTGGGCATCGGCACCGACGGCCACATAGGTTTCAACGAGCCCTGCTCGTCGCTCGCCTCCCGCACCCGGATCAAGACGCTGACCCAGCAGACCCGCGTCGACAACGCCCGCTTCTTCGACGACGACATCGACCAGGTGCCGCACCACGTCATCACCCAGGGCATCGGCACGATCCTCGACGCCCGCCACCTGGTGCTGCTCGCCACGGGCGAGGGCAAGGCGGAGGCCGTGGCCCAGTCCGTCGAGGGTCCGGTCGCCGCGGTCTGCCCGGCCTCGGCGCTCCAGCTGCACCCGCACGCCACGGTCGTCGTGGACGAGGCGGCCGCCTCCAAGCTGAAGCTCGCCGGGTACTTCCGCGCCACGTACGCGGCGAAGCCGGCCTGGCAGGGGCTGTAG
- a CDS encoding glucose 1-dehydrogenase — MGVLTGKTALVTGGSRGIGRAIAERLGRDGARVAVHYGRDETAAKETVEAIGAAGGEAFAIRAELGAPGDAEALWAAFDERADGLDILVNNAGITGEREPVGTLTPEDFDKVFAVNTKAPFFVTQHGLRRLRDGGRIISVSTVLTRGGAKPELIAYSMTKGAIDAFTTHLAKELGPRGITVNAVAPGAVDTDMNAGWLRGNPDSLAATAAASPLGRVGQPEDIADVAAFLASPDSRWVTGQWIDATGGVLL; from the coding sequence ATGGGCGTGCTCACGGGCAAGACCGCACTGGTCACGGGCGGCAGCAGGGGTATCGGGCGGGCGATCGCAGAGCGCTTGGGCCGGGACGGCGCGCGGGTGGCCGTGCACTACGGACGGGACGAGACGGCGGCGAAGGAGACGGTCGAGGCGATCGGGGCTGCGGGCGGCGAGGCGTTCGCGATCCGCGCCGAGCTGGGGGCGCCCGGGGACGCGGAGGCACTGTGGGCGGCCTTCGACGAGCGGGCCGACGGGCTGGACATCCTGGTGAACAACGCCGGGATCACGGGCGAGCGGGAGCCGGTCGGCACCCTCACCCCGGAGGACTTCGACAAGGTCTTCGCGGTCAACACCAAGGCGCCGTTCTTCGTCACCCAGCACGGGCTGCGGCGGCTGCGGGACGGCGGGCGGATCATCAGCGTCTCGACCGTGCTGACCCGGGGCGGCGCGAAGCCCGAGCTGATCGCCTATTCGATGACCAAGGGCGCCATCGACGCCTTCACCACGCACCTCGCGAAGGAACTGGGCCCCCGCGGCATCACGGTCAACGCGGTGGCGCCGGGCGCGGTGGACACCGACATGAACGCGGGCTGGCTGCGCGGGAACCCGGACTCCCTGGCCGCGACGGCGGCGGCTTCCCCACTGGGCCGAGTCGGGCAGCCCGAGGACATAGCCGACGTCGCGGCCTTCCTGGCCTCTCCGGACAGCCGCTGGGTCACCGGCCAGTGGATCGACGCCACCGGAGGCGTCCTGCTGTAG